The following coding sequences lie in one Cucurbita pepo subsp. pepo cultivar mu-cu-16 chromosome LG13, ASM280686v2, whole genome shotgun sequence genomic window:
- the LOC111808437 gene encoding uncharacterized protein LOC111808437, whose translation MAAMEAEETEEEGGRYFLEKLSSAPTMQEDGGLDLCLSFSSYSIDGPAETAARVTMEFGGMGGDGDGGEEDEFEFVLFHKVEEEMVLDCPISPVFPIFNHDLLEKSDGTEVNELKNGSGSTVRISLEKLILDDRERERDLDRDLPSSSSSEVDELDGIPPGTYCVWTPKPVQAAERGKCKKSKSTGSGWSSSRRWRLRNLLPRSNSEGGKNLFVFLTPSSKSESTRKKEEKSEKLGKDTKGKKSCSEANAVARKTNIKRGSVEKESSAHELFYVRSRMSKEGDKRRSFLPYRQDLVGFWANLNTVSKALPPF comes from the coding sequence ATGGCTGCCATGGAAGCAGAAGAGACGGAGGAAGAAGGAGGGCGTTATTTCTTGGAGAAACTATCTTCTGCTCCAACTATGCAAGAAGATGGCGGTTTGGATCTCTGTCTAAGCTTCAGCAGCTACTCTATCGACGGACCTGCAGAAACTGCTGCGAGAGTTACCATGGAGTTTGGAGGAATGGGCGGAGATGGCGATGGCGGTGAGGAGGATgagtttgaatttgttttgtttcataaGGTGGAGGAAGAAATGGTTTTGGACTGTCCGATTAGTCCTGTTTTTCCTATCTTCAATCACGACCTATTGGAGAAGAGTGATGGAACTGAGGTtaatgaattgaaaaatggaaGTGGTTCGACTGTTAGGATTTCTCTGGAGAAGCTTATACTTGACGATCGCGAGCGTGAACGTGACCTTGATCGTGATCTTCCGTCGTCTTCGTCGTCTGAAGTCGATGAATTGGACGGAATTCCACCGGGAACGTACTGCGTTTGGACGCCTAAGCCAGTGCAAGCAGCAGAACGCGGAAAATGCAAGAAGAGCAAGTCCACTGGATCAGGATGGTCGTCTTCAAGACGGTGGAGGCTCCGGAATTTACTTCCACGAAGCAACAGCGAAGGAGGAAAGAATCTGTTCGTCTTCTTAACACCGTCTTCGAAATCAGAATCGacgaggaagaaagaagagaaatcagAGAAATTAGGCAAAGATACAAAGGGAAAGAAGAGCTGTTCAGAAGCCAACGCCGTTGCCAGAAAAACGAACATCAAAAGAGGCTCCGTCGAGAAGGAATCATCGGCGCACGAATTATTTTACGTGAGGAGCCGAATGTCGAAGGAAGGAGATAAGAGACGATCATTCCTTCCGTACCGGCAAGACCTCGTCGGGTTTTGGGCTAATCTCAATACCGTGAGCAAAGCTCTACCTCCATTCTAA
- the LOC111808436 gene encoding protease Do-like 1, chloroplastic: MAAAFSLASTFSHFSPPSRPPNRTPTSFFLSKSISLHNFTNPSSHLRYPISSLLPHNKNHTQISATTHTKLPPPSNPFASIWESLLIFSTSALLSFSLFLTDVDPAVAFVVTTPRKLQTDELATVRLFQENTPSVVYITNLAARQDAFTLDVLEVPQGSGSGFVWDKDGHVVTNYHVIRGASDLRVTLADQTTFDAKVVGFDQDKDVAVLSIDAPKDKLRPIPVGISADLLVGQKVFAIGNPFGLDHTLTTGVISGLRREISSAATGRPIQDVIQTDAAINPGNSGGPLLDSSGNLIGINTAIYSPSGASSGVGFSIPVDTVSGIVDQLVRFGKVTRPILGIKFAPDQSVEQLGVSGVLVLDAPANGPAGKAGLRSTKRDAYGRLILGDIITSVDGKKVMNGSDLYRILDQCKVGDKVTVEVLRGDHMEKIPVILEPKPDES; encoded by the exons ATGGCTGCTGCATTTTCCCTCGCTTCTACTTTCTCCCATTTCTCTCCACCTTCTCGCCCTCCAAACAGAACACCcacttccttctttctctctaaATCCATTTCTCTTCACAATTTCACCAACCCCAGTTCCCATCTTCGATACCCCAtctcctctcttcttccccaCAACAAGAACCACACTCAAATTTCAGCTACCACTCACACAAAGCTTCCCCCTCCCTCCAACCCCTTCGCTTCAATTTGGGAGTCGCTGCTAATCTTCTCCACTTCAGCGCTGTtgtccttttctctctttcttacaGATGTTGATCCCGCGGTTGCTTTCGTTGTCACCACGCCCAGAAAATTGCAGACGGATGAGCTCGCTACAGTTCGTCTTTTTCAGGAGAATACTCCGTCTGTAGTTTATATCACAAATCTTGCTGCAAG GCAGGATGCTTTTACTTTAGACGTGTTGGAGGTGCCACAGGGATCAGGCTCTGGATTTGTGTGGGATAAGGATGGTCATGTTGTCACCAATTATCATGTAATTCGTGGTGCTTCTGATCTCAG AGTGACTCTAGCTGACCAAACTACATTCGATGCAAAAGTTGTTGGTTTTGACCAAGACAAGGATGTTGCTGTCTTGAGTATCGATGCACCTAAAGACAAACTAAGACCTATACCTGTTGGTATCTCAGCAGATTTGCTTGTTGGTCAGAAAGTGTTTGCTATTGGAAACCCT TTTGGACTGGATCATACTCTTACGACCGGGGTAATCAG TGGCCTTCGCAGAGAAATTAGTTCTGCTGCTACTGGTAGGCCTATTCAAGATGTCATACAGACAGATGCTGCCATTAATCCTGGAAACAGTGGAGGGCCACTTCTCGATAGTTCGGGGAACCTTATCGGAATAAATACAGCAATTTATTCTCCATCTGGGGCATCCTCAGGTGTTGGATTTTCAATCCCAGTTGACACA GTAAGCGGCATTGTTGATCAGCTGGTGCGATTTGGGAAGGTGACAAGACCAATTTTAGGAATCAAGTTTGCTCCCGATCAGTCGGTCGAACAGTTGGGCGTAAGCGGAGTGCTCGTCTTAGATGCACCTGCAAATGGTCCTGCTGGGAAAGCT GGCCTGCGATCGACGAAGCGGGATGCTTATGGTAGACTTATATTGGGAGACATAATAACATCAGTGGATGGGAAAAAGGTCATGAATGGAAGCGATTTGTATAGAATTCTCGACCAATGTAAAGTTGGTGACAAG GTGACAGTGGAGGTGCTACGTGGCGATCACATGGAGAAAATTCCAGTTATTCTGGAGCCTAAGCCTGATGAATCTTGA